The DNA window CCTGCTCGGAAGCGCCGTCGGTCCGCACCCTTATCCGTCGATCGTCAGAGACTTTCAGAGCATCATTGGGAAAGAAATAAGGAAACAGACAGTAGCCGCTGAGGGCAGGCTGCCGGACCTCATCGTCGCCTGCGTCGGCGGCGGAAGCAATGCGATAGGCGCATTTCATCCGTTTCTGAAGAACAGGAGCGTGGCGTTTCTCGGCGCCCAGGCAGGCGGACAGGGCATAGAGACGGGAAAGCACTCCGCACCGCTCATCGCCGGCACCGCTGGCGTGCTGCACGGATCCAGGAGCAGAATATTGCAGGATGATGACGGTCAGATACTGGAGACTTCGAGCATCAGTGCGGGCCTCGATTACCCTTCCGTCGGCCCGGAACATGCATATCTCCAGCAGATCGGACGTGCACGGTACGTTGCTGTCACGGACGCACAGGCGATGGAGGCATTCAGGCTGCTGTCCCGCACCGAGGGAATAATACCGGCACTCGAATCTGCTCATGCTGTCTATGCGGCATTCGAGGAGGCAAAACACATGCCGCACGACGCAGTGATAGTGGCAAATCTGAGTGGCAGGGGAGACAAGGACGTCGAGACTGCCGCATCATACCTGGGGTTGAAATTCTGACTGCAATAGCGGAAGCGTTTGAAAAAGCATCCTCGGAGGGACGTTCGGCTCTCATATCCTATGTGATGGGTGCCGACCCTGACCCGGAGTCCTTTCTGGAGTATGCAGCTGCAGTTTCGGCGCATTCTGACATACTGGAAGTGGGCATTCCCTTCTCTGACCCGATTGCTGATGGACCAACTATACAGGCGGCTTCAGTGAGGGCGCTGGAAAGAGCTGCCAGCGTCAGGGGAGTCATCGAAGCGTGCTCTTCGCTATCCGGACGGTTGCCAGTAGTCATCATGTGTTATTACAACACCATACACAGAATGGGTGAGAAGGAGTTTGTTTCGCAGCTGTCTGCGGCGGGCGTCAGCGGCGTAATTGTACCGGACCTCCCGTTTGAGGAAGGTGCCGCACTCTTCAGGAGATGCAGATCAGCCGGTATTGACGGAGTGCTGTTAATCTCTCCGGCCACACATCCGGCGAGGGCCAGGGATATCGCTTCGCGATCCAGGGGATTTCTGTATGTGGTCAGCAGGTATGGCGTTACAGGGGAGAGTAAAGAACTTTCAGCCCGGGTTGCATCGCTTATTTCGTCCTGCAGGGAAATTTCCAGCCTTCCGATATCGGTGGGTTTCGGGATCGCTACGCCAGAACATGTTAGTGCAGTCACATCGGCCGGAGCCGACGGCGTGGTCGTAGGAAGCGCCATTGTGGCAAGAATAGGCAGAAGGGAACATCCGGACGATCTGTCAGCATTTGTGGCAGGACTGAAGGCAGCTACGCGCAAGTCAGCGGCCGTGTGAGTCTGCCCGTCTGAGCATGTAAGGCAGCTGGGAGATGTCCTGCATAATCATGTCTGCACCCTCACTCCTGAAATAATCCAGCGCCGGCTGTGCATCGGGACCCTGTCCGCAGACGGCGGCAAACCACACAGTGTATCCCAGTTTTCTGGCGGCCACGGACATCTGCAGGTCTTCCGCCGAGTTTCCAACATATATCAGCGATCTGCAACGCATCGACTTCATGCATTTGAGCAGTGCG is part of the Candidatus Sysuiplasma acidicola genome and encodes:
- the trpB gene encoding tryptophan synthase subunit beta; amino-acid sequence: MSRGWFGEFGGRYVPETLVGVLEELETAYRKLRKDGEFRSKLNYYNRYFGGRPTPLYFARRLTELAGGARIYLKREDLVHGGAHKFNNVMGQALLASMMGKQRIIAETGAGQHGVATAIAGAALGLQTEIYMGRKDTERQRLNLIRMELLGATVHPVDSGSRTLKDAINEALRDWVTNAENTYYLLGSAVGPHPYPSIVRDFQSIIGKEIRKQTVAAEGRLPDLIVACVGGGSNAIGAFHPFLKNRSVAFLGAQAGGQGIETGKHSAPLIAGTAGVLHGSRSRILQDDDGQILETSSISAGLDYPSVGPEHAYLQQIGRARYVAVTDAQAMEAFRLLSRTEGIIPALESAHAVYAAFEEAKHMPHDAVIVANLSGRGDKDVETAASYLGLKF
- the trpA gene encoding tryptophan synthase subunit alpha translates to MRGGKTHAARRSDSGKSEWQGRQGRRDCRIIPGVEILTAIAEAFEKASSEGRSALISYVMGADPDPESFLEYAAAVSAHSDILEVGIPFSDPIADGPTIQAASVRALERAASVRGVIEACSSLSGRLPVVIMCYYNTIHRMGEKEFVSQLSAAGVSGVIVPDLPFEEGAALFRRCRSAGIDGVLLISPATHPARARDIASRSRGFLYVVSRYGVTGESKELSARVASLISSCREISSLPISVGFGIATPEHVSAVTSAGADGVVVGSAIVARIGRREHPDDLSAFVAGLKAATRKSAAV